Proteins from one Phyllobacterium zundukense genomic window:
- a CDS encoding Gfo/Idh/MocA family protein — MKIAIIGTGFVADYYMTTLVNHPQLVLGGVYDEDPARLKQFAHHYKVATYPDFEAILADDEVRIVVNLTTPENHYLLSKQALEAGKHVYCEKPLAMRYEEAAELVALAERLDLILASAPANAMSDAYRLVAMSLGDIGQPRLVYAQMEDGPVFRANWQGWRSVSGARWPGLHEFEIGCTLEHAGYALSWLVSLFGPVESLAAFSTLTFPDKGPGTGTIKMGPDFSVGCLQFHSGVIARVTCGLAVPRDRSLMILGDRGTLTAEDLWNHRSAIYLETAAEGRTLRTKVVDLMEVHLKRFLRWKPLPGRKLAYDNSARRAKLPAYPSQIDFAGGIAAQADAIEQGRSLFSSGKVALHITELALALNNAGSLPQPYKMRSTF, encoded by the coding sequence ATGAAGATTGCGATCATCGGCACCGGCTTTGTTGCCGATTACTATATGACGACGCTCGTCAACCATCCGCAGCTCGTGCTGGGTGGCGTCTATGACGAGGATCCAGCGCGCCTGAAACAGTTTGCTCATCACTATAAGGTCGCGACGTATCCCGACTTCGAAGCAATTCTAGCCGACGACGAGGTCAGGATTGTTGTCAATCTGACGACACCCGAAAATCATTACTTGCTCTCGAAACAGGCGTTGGAGGCCGGCAAACATGTCTATTGCGAAAAGCCGCTTGCCATGCGCTACGAAGAAGCGGCGGAACTAGTAGCGCTTGCCGAACGCCTTGATCTTATCCTGGCATCAGCACCAGCCAATGCTATGAGCGATGCGTACAGGCTCGTCGCCATGTCGCTTGGCGACATCGGTCAACCGCGACTGGTCTATGCCCAGATGGAGGACGGTCCGGTTTTCCGCGCCAATTGGCAGGGATGGCGTTCCGTTTCGGGCGCGCGATGGCCCGGTCTGCATGAGTTCGAAATAGGCTGTACGCTCGAACACGCCGGTTATGCGCTGTCTTGGCTGGTTTCTTTGTTTGGTCCCGTCGAAAGCCTAGCCGCTTTCTCGACCCTCACATTTCCGGACAAGGGACCGGGAACCGGGACAATCAAGATGGGGCCCGATTTTTCCGTTGGTTGCCTGCAGTTTCATTCAGGTGTCATCGCTCGTGTCACGTGCGGTCTTGCTGTGCCGCGCGACCGATCATTGATGATTCTCGGTGATAGGGGAACACTGACGGCGGAAGATCTTTGGAATCACCGATCAGCAATCTATCTTGAAACTGCCGCAGAAGGCCGGACGCTACGCACCAAGGTTGTCGATCTTATGGAAGTGCATCTCAAGCGCTTCCTGCGCTGGAAGCCATTGCCGGGACGCAAACTCGCTTATGACAATTCGGCAAGACGTGCGAAGCTCCCGGCTTATCCATCGCAGATCGATTTTGCCGGGGGCATTGCCGCGCAGGCTGATGCCATTGAACAGGGCAGGTCGTTGTTTTCGTCGGGCAAGGTTGCGCTTCACATTACCGAGTTGGCGCTCGCGTTGAACAACGCTGGTTCGCTGCCACAACCTTACAAGATGCGAAGTACTTTCTAG
- the yacG gene encoding DNA gyrase inhibitor YacG, whose protein sequence is MTETKKSTANVTPLRPTRPCPECKRPSQREHYPFCSARCRNIDLNRWLTGAYVLPAVESADDSGDEEE, encoded by the coding sequence TTGACTGAGACAAAGAAAAGCACGGCAAACGTCACGCCCTTGCGGCCGACGCGACCTTGCCCGGAATGCAAGCGTCCTTCCCAACGGGAACATTACCCCTTCTGTTCGGCACGCTGCCGCAACATCGATCTCAATCGCTGGCTGACCGGAGCCTATGTGTTACCAGCCGTCGAAAGTGCTGACGACAGCGGCGACGAGGAGGAATAG
- a CDS encoding Maf-like protein, whose translation MSDQHKFVLASGSPRRLALLSQIGIEPDRLLPADVDESPLRAEHPRSLARRLSRLKAEKIAHELRNDPDFSGAYIMAADTVVAVGRRILPKAEILDDAAACLRLLSGRSHRVYTGLCLITPQGKQRQDLIETRVRFKRLSREELESYLASGEWRGKAGGYAIQGLAGGFVVKLVGSYSNVVGLPLYETASLLHGEGYPVYANWQSSGH comes from the coding sequence ATGAGCGATCAGCACAAATTCGTTCTTGCATCTGGCTCGCCGCGCCGTCTGGCGCTCCTGAGTCAGATCGGTATCGAGCCGGATCGCTTGCTGCCTGCGGATGTCGACGAATCCCCGCTGCGGGCCGAACATCCGCGTTCGCTTGCTCGTCGTCTGAGTCGCCTGAAAGCAGAGAAAATCGCACACGAGCTGAGGAACGATCCGGATTTCAGCGGTGCCTATATCATGGCTGCTGATACGGTTGTCGCGGTTGGCCGGCGAATTCTGCCAAAAGCGGAAATCCTCGACGATGCGGCTGCATGCCTCCGATTGCTCTCAGGCCGTTCGCATCGTGTCTATACCGGGCTCTGTCTCATCACACCCCAAGGCAAGCAGCGTCAAGATCTGATTGAAACTCGCGTGCGCTTTAAACGTCTTTCGCGAGAGGAGCTGGAGAGCTATCTTGCTTCTGGGGAATGGCGCGGCAAGGCCGGCGGCTATGCGATCCAGGGACTTGCAGGCGGCTTTGTCGTCAAGCTGGTTGGTTCCTATAGCAATGTCGTCGGACTGCCGCTCTATGAGACCGCCAGCCTCCTGCATGGTGAAGGCTATCCGGTCTATGCCAACTGGCAATCTTCAGGACATTAA
- the infA gene encoding translation initiation factor IF-1: MAKEEVLEFPGLVTELLPNAMFRVKLENDHEIIAHTAGRMRKNRIRVLAGDKVLVEMTPYDLTKGRITYRFK; this comes from the coding sequence ATGGCGAAAGAAGAAGTATTGGAGTTTCCTGGTCTCGTGACGGAGCTGTTGCCCAACGCGATGTTTCGGGTAAAGCTGGAAAATGATCATGAAATCATCGCACACACGGCTGGCCGCATGCGCAAGAACCGCATCCGCGTTCTCGCCGGCGACAAAGTTCTCGTTGAAATGACCCCTTACGATCTGACGAAGGGTCGCATCACCTACCGCTTCAAATAA
- a CDS encoding low molecular weight phosphatase family protein, with product MCAALAGLGEPVTIGVEKLPDDQEPAKAVVPSAVLFICGLNSIRSPIAEALARSLLPSRIYIASAGVEKGEPDPFVEAVLEEVGLKRISAQPRTFKELEDDYFDLIITLSPKAHHMALELTRTTSVHVEYWPTPDPTLVRGRRNQILDAYRDVRENLKRHILERFGRTG from the coding sequence ATGTGTGCTGCATTGGCGGGGTTAGGCGAACCAGTGACTATCGGAGTGGAAAAGCTGCCTGACGACCAGGAACCCGCAAAAGCGGTGGTGCCGAGTGCAGTCTTGTTCATTTGTGGCCTGAATTCGATCCGATCGCCGATAGCGGAGGCACTAGCACGCAGTCTCCTGCCATCGAGGATCTATATCGCCTCGGCAGGTGTCGAGAAAGGCGAGCCTGATCCGTTTGTGGAAGCGGTTCTGGAAGAGGTCGGATTGAAACGAATCTCTGCCCAGCCGCGCACATTTAAAGAGCTGGAAGATGATTATTTCGATTTGATCATTACATTGTCGCCCAAGGCCCACCACATGGCACTTGAATTGACCAGAACGACGTCTGTACATGTCGAATATTGGCCGACACCCGATCCTACCTTGGTACGGGGCCGCCGCAATCAGATATTGGACGCTTATCGTGATGTTCGGGAAAATCTGAAACGTCATATTCTGGAGCGTTTCGGTAGAACCGGCTGA